A genome region from Candidatus Thermoplasmatota archaeon includes the following:
- a CDS encoding type II/IV secretion system ATPase subunit produces the protein MPKGASTATKWEGGRGSHLTPIAPTEEEWIEELEILPIKPPFSYSRVVYDNKESEYVYESWEPYLTEREEKLLALIKDSLKRTLEYETGTLGIKDKEEFLKESIDSFFRSRGMRVDENSRDKIVYYITRDYVGYGPIDVLMSDKTIEDVSCDGVGVPLFIFHRKYESIRTRERFDDEDVLNSFVIGLGQRCGKQISVANPILDGTSVEGHRVQATYAREVTTRGSSFTIRRFKEKPFTPTELIKYGTASPEMVAYLWLAVEHGRSMMVCGGTATGKTATLNAAALFIRPGAKIVSIEDTREINLPHENWIPGTTRSGVGEKGADGKAAGEIDMFDLVRAALRQRPNYIVVGEVRGRETYTMFQAMATGHPTMSTMHADSVKSMVNRLENPPINTPRILLTALNFVIIQNFARIGAESEQVRRVVQVVELVGFEPETNELITNTVYEWDTATDSFIYKGHSFLFDELQEMKNMTHDEMDREFQRRVDLVNYMVEKDLDDYKDISRLVVSYYHYPEETIEKIRNEMGWVREEPEPEDLVEGDMFASREV, from the coding sequence GTGCCAAAAGGCGCATCCACGGCAACGAAGTGGGAAGGGGGCAGAGGTTCCCACCTCACGCCCATCGCACCCACTGAGGAGGAGTGGATAGAGGAGCTTGAGATCTTGCCCATAAAGCCTCCCTTCAGCTACTCGAGGGTAGTCTACGACAACAAGGAGAGCGAGTATGTCTACGAGTCGTGGGAACCTTATCTCACCGAGAGAGAAGAGAAGCTGTTGGCCCTCATCAAGGACTCGCTTAAGCGAACGCTGGAGTACGAGACCGGCACCCTGGGAATAAAAGACAAGGAGGAGTTCCTCAAGGAGAGCATTGACAGCTTCTTCAGGAGCAGGGGGATGCGTGTCGACGAGAATTCCCGGGACAAGATCGTTTACTACATCACGAGGGACTACGTGGGCTACGGTCCAATCGATGTTCTGATGTCAGATAAAACAATCGAGGACGTCTCATGCGATGGCGTGGGCGTTCCCCTTTTCATATTCCACAGGAAGTACGAGTCCATCAGGACGAGGGAGAGATTCGACGATGAGGATGTCCTGAATTCGTTCGTCATTGGGCTGGGACAGAGATGCGGGAAGCAGATCTCTGTGGCCAATCCCATCCTGGACGGTACCAGCGTTGAAGGCCATCGTGTCCAGGCCACGTACGCAAGGGAGGTGACCACGCGAGGGTCATCCTTCACGATCCGGAGATTCAAGGAGAAACCATTCACTCCGACAGAGCTCATAAAGTACGGCACGGCATCGCCAGAGATGGTCGCGTATCTGTGGTTGGCCGTAGAGCACGGAAGGTCAATGATGGTCTGTGGCGGGACCGCAACGGGCAAGACCGCGACTCTGAACGCAGCGGCGTTGTTCATCAGGCCAGGCGCAAAAATCGTGTCCATAGAGGACACGAGAGAGATCAACCTTCCACATGAGAACTGGATTCCAGGGACAACGAGAAGCGGCGTGGGCGAGAAGGGGGCAGATGGAAAGGCCGCCGGCGAGATTGACATGTTCGATCTCGTTAGGGCCGCTCTAAGGCAGAGACCCAACTACATCGTTGTCGGAGAGGTCCGAGGAAGGGAAACGTACACGATGTTCCAGGCCATGGCGACAGGCCACCCGACGATGTCCACTATGCACGCGGACTCCGTGAAATCGATGGTCAACAGACTCGAGAATCCGCCCATCAACACACCGAGGATCTTGCTGACCGCCCTCAACTTCGTGATCATACAGAATTTCGCGAGAATCGGCGCCGAGTCGGAACAGGTGAGGAGGGTCGTTCAGGTAGTTGAGCTCGTCGGCTTTGAACCTGAGACGAACGAGCTCATCACGAATACAGTGTACGAGTGGGATACGGCAACCGATTCGTTCATCTACAAGGGTCACAGCTTCCTCTTCGACGAACTGCAGGAAATGAAGAACATGACCCACGATGAGATGGACCGAGAGTTTCAGAGAAGGGTGGATCTGGTGAACTACATGGTCGAAAAGGACCTTGACGACTACAAGGACATCTCGAGACTCGTTGTGTCCTACTACCACTACCCTGAAGAGACTATCGAGAAGATAAGGAACGAAATGGGATGGGTCCGAGAGGAGCCAGAACCCGAGGATCTAGTTGAAGGTGATATGTTTGCCTCAAGAGAGGTCTGA
- a CDS encoding histone, whose product DEAPPAKKPPAKEPPAKPAAAAPAVEKKAVPGEELEKLDRPVPKKVIKKPVDRPVVQKKVIKKPVPVEDETEKV is encoded by the coding sequence GATGAGGCCCCGCCAGCGAAGAAACCGCCCGCAAAGGAGCCGCCAGCGAAACCCGCAGCCGCGGCGCCCGCTGTAGAGAAGAAGGCCGTTCCCGGGGAGGAACTGGAGAAGCTGGACAGGCCAGTTCCGAAGAAGGTGATCAAGAAGCCGGTGGACAGGCCCGTGGTCCAGAAGAAGGTGATTAAGAAGCCTGTGCCTGTCGAAGACGAGACAGAAAAGGTCTAG
- a CDS encoding type II secretion system F family protein translates to MPQERSDTFDKLEASKAYVKTKRFRPEETGLRGPHQIKLAKGSRPEYIKLTPYQETCWRLLGGFVESRFEPKQDLEDDLVQAHMKIRPEEYLAYVWMSTFIMVIVGVVIGVILGPLLFVLGIMDGLTSIIIAILLAVVPALLTYFVLLHAPTSAKKKRGTKIDAKISGAMSFISAMASADVPVNVIFKELSKQAVYGEVAEEAEWITRDTELLGVDILSAIRAGSARSPSIKFQDFLQGVVTTSTSGGQLKPYFLMKAEQYEKEDKLEMRKNMETLGMLAESFVTVVVAFPLFLVVIMAIMGLISKGGSGFVVTLLYVVVGLMIPISQFGFIFVIWNMEQEGK, encoded by the coding sequence TTGCCTCAAGAGAGGTCTGACACGTTCGACAAGTTAGAGGCGAGTAAGGCCTATGTGAAGACGAAGAGATTCAGGCCAGAGGAAACGGGGCTCAGAGGTCCGCATCAGATAAAGCTGGCCAAGGGCTCGAGACCGGAATACATCAAGCTGACGCCCTATCAGGAAACCTGCTGGCGCCTCCTTGGTGGGTTCGTGGAGTCGAGGTTCGAACCGAAACAAGACTTGGAGGACGACCTCGTTCAGGCTCACATGAAGATCAGACCAGAAGAGTATCTCGCCTATGTCTGGATGAGCACGTTCATCATGGTGATCGTCGGTGTGGTCATTGGAGTGATTCTCGGACCGCTCCTATTCGTGCTGGGCATCATGGATGGGCTGACAAGCATCATCATCGCCATCTTGTTGGCAGTGGTTCCGGCACTCCTCACCTACTTCGTATTGTTGCACGCCCCCACATCCGCCAAGAAGAAGAGGGGAACTAAGATCGATGCAAAAATCTCCGGAGCGATGAGTTTCATTTCCGCGATGGCGTCAGCCGATGTGCCAGTAAACGTTATTTTCAAGGAGCTCTCGAAGCAAGCCGTGTACGGTGAGGTTGCCGAGGAGGCCGAGTGGATAACGAGAGACACGGAGCTTCTGGGAGTCGATATCCTCTCCGCCATCCGTGCGGGTTCCGCGAGATCCCCGTCCATCAAGTTCCAGGACTTCCTTCAGGGCGTCGTCACGACCTCCACGTCCGGAGGACAGCTCAAACCCTACTTCCTCATGAAGGCGGAGCAGTACGAGAAGGAGGACAAACTGGAGATGAGGAAGAACATGGAGACCCTCGGCATGCTTGCCGAGAGCTTCGTCACGGTCGTCGTCGCCTTTCCCCTCTTCCTGGTCGTCATCATGGCCATAATGGGCCTGATCAGCAAGGGCGGGTCAGGCTTCGTCGTGACACTGCTGTACGTCGTCGTCGGCCTGATGATACCGATTTCCCAGTTCGGGTTCATCTTCGTCATATGGAACATGGAACAGGAGGGCAAGTAA
- a CDS encoding type II secretion system F family protein, with amino-acid sequence MTREDLEQARIKMYEKLDLAKPILIVSGSIAAVFVIIAILNMMDVVDISLRSGETPIKRGINFIVFAMLVIMGPYGFYMQKKLKEVAAIEGRLPDFLRDVAEAGRFGMTLADAIVVASSGRYGRLTAEIEKMAAQIQWGVPASEALKLFNERVKTPMVSRVVSIIVKSSDAGGDVADVLTMVSHDAKETQLTEYERSIAMSTYIAVIYISFFVFLVTIAIINATFLPKMLEASESLTTSGEGSGGAVDSPLASDLPNIVESIKLAFFLAAIIHAVGDGLLAGVLDNGRVISGFRHSFLMLVIGFSILSFI; translated from the coding sequence ATGACGCGAGAGGACCTGGAGCAGGCCAGAATCAAGATGTACGAGAAGCTGGACCTCGCCAAGCCTATACTGATCGTGAGCGGGAGCATTGCTGCGGTTTTCGTCATCATCGCCATCCTGAACATGATGGATGTGGTCGATATTTCACTGCGTTCAGGGGAGACGCCGATCAAGAGGGGAATCAACTTCATCGTCTTTGCGATGCTCGTCATAATGGGGCCATACGGGTTCTACATGCAGAAGAAACTGAAGGAAGTCGCGGCCATCGAGGGAAGGCTTCCGGATTTCCTCAGAGACGTTGCCGAGGCGGGAAGGTTCGGAATGACCCTTGCCGACGCGATTGTCGTGGCCTCGTCCGGTAGGTACGGGAGACTCACAGCAGAGATTGAGAAGATGGCTGCCCAGATCCAATGGGGGGTTCCCGCGAGCGAGGCCCTCAAACTCTTCAACGAGCGTGTCAAGACACCGATGGTTAGTCGTGTCGTCAGCATAATCGTCAAGTCGAGCGATGCAGGCGGAGATGTTGCGGATGTCCTCACAATGGTCTCGCACGATGCCAAGGAGACGCAGCTGACGGAATACGAAAGGAGCATTGCGATGTCGACATACATCGCTGTCATCTACATCTCGTTCTTCGTGTTCCTTGTCACGATCGCAATCATCAACGCGACTTTCCTCCCGAAGATGCTTGAGGCGAGCGAATCGCTCACCACCTCAGGCGAGGGGAGTGGCGGTGCGGTGGATAGCCCACTTGCATCTGACCTGCCGAATATCGTGGAGAGCATCAAGTTGGCCTTCTTCCTCGCAGCGATAATACACGCTGTGGGGGACGGGCTTCTCGCGGGAGTTCTTGACAACGGGAGAGTGATTAGCGGATTCCGGCACAGCTTCCTGATGCTGGTGATCGGTTTCTCCATACTGAGTTTCATCTAG
- the tadA gene encoding Flp pilus assembly complex ATPase component TadA, producing MSEAIGKGVKEELEDLKRREEETAAKLRQLERDKTATEGELEVLEERRKRSVFSALDAVKRGYFSKLLGKKGIKVLSPMVSAVEEKTMGRVTTIPKISKKDLTEIEILPMIEGYSYVRINYDTRANEYTYEVIEPKLLPEEEDILEVLKEILVESLEAIDEEDERVKETYLRRVVDGLLRELGVSLHPISKERIMYYVLRDFIRYGPIDVVMIDVNVEDISCDGVDIPFYIYHRKYGSIPSNLRFDDEGELDSFVVWLAQRCGKHISVAQPMLDATVPDGSRLQATLGKHVTKRGSSFTIRRFRENPFTPLDLLRFKTLNDEMMAYLWLAIENGQSMLICGGTASGKTTTLNAILLFIPPQMKIVSIEDTRELNLPHDNWVPTVTRAGFGTRSKITGKAMGEIDMFDLLTSALRQRPQYLMVGEVRGTEAYVVFQAMATGKSAYTTFHAEDVQAMVHRMENDPINLPRALVSALDVVLMQAQVKVGTDMTRRVKSLTEFIGVDPESDELITNTAYSWNPADDTFNYSGHSYVYEKISIARNWSQKRMEQEVRRRIGLFKYMSKIGLDKHTDVAKLVSSYYKDPDAVYKKAQEALARS from the coding sequence TTGAGCGAAGCGATAGGCAAGGGTGTCAAAGAGGAGCTTGAAGATCTCAAGAGGAGAGAGGAAGAGACTGCTGCGAAGCTCAGGCAGCTCGAACGGGACAAGACGGCGACGGAGGGGGAGCTGGAAGTCTTGGAAGAACGCAGGAAGAGAAGCGTCTTCTCCGCCCTCGATGCCGTCAAGAGGGGATATTTCAGCAAGCTTCTGGGCAAGAAGGGGATAAAGGTCCTCTCGCCCATGGTCAGTGCCGTCGAAGAGAAGACCATGGGAAGGGTGACGACTATACCCAAGATTTCGAAGAAGGACCTCACAGAGATTGAAATCCTGCCCATGATTGAGGGCTATTCCTATGTTCGCATAAACTACGACACGCGCGCGAACGAGTACACGTACGAGGTCATCGAGCCGAAGCTCCTCCCAGAAGAGGAGGACATACTCGAGGTCCTCAAAGAGATCCTGGTCGAATCACTCGAGGCGATCGACGAAGAGGACGAGAGAGTGAAGGAGACCTACCTGAGGAGGGTTGTGGACGGTCTTCTCCGGGAGCTCGGCGTAAGCCTTCACCCCATATCCAAAGAACGGATAATGTACTACGTGCTCAGGGACTTCATCAGGTACGGACCCATCGATGTCGTGATGATCGATGTCAACGTGGAGGATATCTCGTGTGATGGCGTTGATATCCCGTTCTACATCTATCACAGGAAGTACGGGTCCATCCCCTCCAACCTGAGGTTTGACGATGAGGGGGAACTCGATTCCTTCGTCGTTTGGCTGGCACAGAGGTGCGGTAAGCACATCTCGGTTGCGCAGCCGATGCTCGACGCCACGGTCCCGGACGGATCAAGGCTTCAGGCGACGCTCGGCAAGCACGTCACCAAGAGAGGTTCGAGCTTCACGATCAGAAGGTTCAGGGAGAACCCATTCACACCTCTGGACCTGTTGAGATTCAAGACCCTGAATGATGAGATGATGGCATACCTGTGGCTCGCCATCGAGAACGGTCAGTCCATGCTCATATGCGGTGGAACGGCGAGTGGAAAGACGACCACGCTCAACGCCATACTGCTGTTCATACCGCCTCAGATGAAGATTGTCAGCATCGAGGACACGAGAGAGCTCAACCTGCCGCACGACAACTGGGTTCCCACCGTGACCCGTGCTGGATTCGGGACCAGGAGCAAGATCACGGGCAAGGCGATGGGAGAGATCGACATGTTCGATCTGCTGACATCCGCTCTGCGACAACGACCTCAGTATCTGATGGTCGGAGAGGTCAGAGGAACGGAGGCCTACGTCGTCTTCCAGGCGATGGCAACGGGAAAGAGTGCGTACACGACGTTCCACGCTGAGGACGTCCAGGCGATGGTCCACAGGATGGAGAACGATCCCATCAACCTCCCGCGCGCTCTCGTCTCCGCACTGGATGTCGTCCTGATGCAAGCCCAGGTGAAGGTCGGGACCGACATGACCAGAAGGGTGAAGTCGCTCACGGAGTTCATCGGCGTTGACCCGGAGTCGGATGAGCTCATAACCAACACGGCCTATTCATGGAACCCTGCGGACGACACCTTCAACTACAGCGGTCACAGCTACGTCTACGAGAAGATATCCATCGCGAGAAACTGGTCACAGAAGAGGATGGAGCAGGAGGTCCGGAGGAGGATTGGGCTCTTCAAGTACATGAGCAAGATCGGACTCGACAAACACACGGATGTGGCAAAGCTCGTCTCCTCGTACTACAAGGACCCCGACGCTGTCTACAAGAAAGCGCAAGAGGCTCTGGCGAGAAGCTAG